In Ruminococcus sp. HUN007, a genomic segment contains:
- a CDS encoding NAD(P)H-dependent glycerol-3-phosphate dehydrogenase: MSKIVILGTGAFGLSIAIMAVESGHSVTMWSAFESEIESLKRDREHKDKLPGVKIPESIEFTADISCVSDAEMVVIGVPSIFVRKVVRQAAPYIKPEMIIVDTSKGLEDGTYLRMSEVIREEVKDSPIVALSGPSHAEEVSRKIPTAISAASEDEKAAVAVQEAFSNDVLRIYLNDDVIGCELGGSLKNIIALCAGICDGLGYGDNTIAALMTRGITEIARLGVAMGARLDTFFGLTGVGDLIVTCTSLHSRNRRAGTLIGQGVSPDEAVKQVGTVEGYYCCKAAYGLAQKMNVEMPITAQLFKILFEGGDVKEPIKALMNRPTRYEREMPLK; the protein is encoded by the coding sequence ATGTCTAAGATAGTTATTTTAGGAACGGGAGCATTTGGCCTCAGCATCGCCATAATGGCGGTTGAATCCGGCCACAGTGTTACCATGTGGTCTGCTTTTGAGAGCGAAATAGAAAGCCTTAAGCGCGACAGGGAACACAAAGATAAGCTGCCGGGTGTAAAAATACCTGAAAGTATTGAATTTACAGCTGATATTTCATGTGTTTCCGATGCAGAGATGGTGGTTATCGGCGTTCCGTCTATATTTGTCCGCAAGGTAGTAAGACAGGCTGCTCCGTATATAAAACCTGAAATGATTATAGTGGATACGAGCAAGGGACTTGAGGACGGAACCTATCTCAGAATGAGTGAAGTCATCCGTGAGGAAGTAAAGGATTCACCTATAGTTGCTCTTTCAGGTCCTTCACACGCTGAAGAGGTGTCCAGAAAGATCCCTACAGCTATTTCAGCAGCTTCAGAGGACGAAAAAGCAGCTGTAGCTGTTCAGGAAGCATTCTCTAACGATGTACTCAGAATTTATCTTAACGATGACGTTATCGGATGTGAACTTGGCGGTTCGCTTAAGAATATTATTGCTCTCTGTGCCGGTATATGCGACGGCCTCGGTTACGGCGACAACACTATTGCTGCGCTTATGACCAGAGGTATTACGGAAATTGCACGTCTCGGTGTTGCCATGGGAGCAAGACTTGACACATTCTTCGGCCTTACCGGTGTAGGTGACCTTATTGTTACATGTACAAGTCTTCACAGCAGAAACAGACGCGCAGGAACTCTTATCGGACAGGGTGTGTCTCCGGATGAGGCTGTAAAGCAGGTAGGTACAGTTGAAGGCTACTACTGCTGTAAGGCAGCTTACGGACTGGCGCAGAAGATGAATGTGGAGATGCCTATAACAGCGCAGCTTTTCAAGATCCTGTTTGAAGGCGGAGATGTAAAGGAACCGATAAAAGCCCTTATGAACCGTCCGACCAGATACGAAAGAGAGATGCCGCTGAAATAA
- the plsY gene encoding glycerol-3-phosphate 1-O-acyltransferase PlsY encodes MLPYIVIVFCCIAAYLIGSCNSAIIVTKLLKHEDIREFGSKNAGLTNVLRCFGKGPALATLVSDLLKGCLTILVIKAVVKAAGFTGDIMTVGYIAGLLVMLGHVFPVWYGFKGGKGVLVTATVLLAIDPLTFAVVIPVFIIMLVITKYVSVSSITAAVAYPIVTFVMQYFIRHLELGPVLVHTGFAALSGILIVYMHRANIQRLKEGTENKFSFSKK; translated from the coding sequence ATGCTGCCTTATATAGTAATTGTATTCTGCTGCATAGCGGCCTATCTTATCGGAAGCTGCAATTCAGCTATCATCGTGACAAAGCTTCTTAAGCATGAAGATATAAGGGAATTCGGAAGCAAAAACGCAGGGCTTACCAATGTTCTGCGATGCTTCGGAAAAGGCCCGGCACTTGCAACTCTTGTTTCCGATCTTTTAAAGGGATGTCTGACGATCCTCGTAATAAAGGCGGTTGTAAAAGCTGCCGGATTTACAGGTGATATAATGACTGTCGGATACATAGCAGGGCTGCTTGTAATGCTCGGTCATGTTTTTCCGGTATGGTACGGTTTCAAGGGCGGAAAGGGCGTGCTTGTCACTGCGACAGTGCTTCTTGCCATTGATCCGCTTACATTTGCCGTTGTAATTCCTGTATTTATAATAATGCTTGTTATTACAAAATACGTTTCAGTTTCTTCGATCACTGCTGCTGTTGCGTATCCGATAGTAACATTTGTCATGCAGTATTTTATCAGGCACCTCGAACTCGGTCCTGTACTTGTTCATACCGGCTTTGCCGCTTTAAGCGGTATTCTCATAGTGTATATGCATCGTGCAAACATTCAGAGACTTAAAGAGGGAACAGAGAATAAATTTTCATTTTCAAAAAAATGA
- the der gene encoding ribosome biogenesis GTPase Der produces the protein MPLPVVAVVGRPNVGKSTLFNKLIGKRLSIVEDTPGVTRDRIYSKCEWRGREFMVVDTGGIEPKTDDVILSQMKRQAELAIERADVIVLVTDVRCGVTASDYDVATMLQKSGKPVVLAVNKCDVIGDTPPEVYEFYNLGLGDPFPISSAHGHGTGDLLDEVFTHFPEDDSDDYDDDCIRVAVIGKPNVGKSSLINRIAGEERVIVSNIAGTTRDATDTLIENENGKFVFIDTAGIRRKSKVTENIERYSVLRAYMAVDRADVCVIVIDAVEGFTEQDSKVAGYAHEQGKASIVVVNKWDLIEKSTKTMDEYRTKLANDFSFMSYVPFLFISAKTGQRVDKLYEMIEHVHEQNSIRISTGMLNDVLSYATTRVQPPSDKGKRLKIYYMTQPSTNPPTFVTFVNNQELFHFSYQRYIENQIRQTFGLDGTPVRFIVRERDKKDTK, from the coding sequence ATGCCATTACCGGTAGTAGCAGTTGTAGGCAGACCGAATGTGGGAAAGTCTACACTTTTTAATAAACTGATAGGCAAGCGCCTTTCCATCGTTGAAGATACTCCTGGTGTTACCAGAGACCGTATCTACTCAAAGTGCGAATGGAGAGGAAGAGAGTTCATGGTGGTCGATACAGGCGGTATAGAGCCAAAGACCGATGACGTTATTCTCTCACAGATGAAAAGACAGGCAGAGCTTGCTATCGAAAGAGCAGATGTAATAGTTCTTGTAACAGATGTGCGGTGCGGTGTAACAGCAAGTGACTACGACGTTGCGACCATGCTCCAGAAAAGCGGAAAACCTGTCGTTCTTGCAGTAAACAAGTGCGACGTTATAGGTGATACTCCTCCTGAAGTATACGAATTCTACAATCTCGGACTCGGTGATCCGTTTCCTATATCATCTGCTCACGGCCACGGTACAGGTGATCTTCTTGATGAAGTGTTTACTCATTTTCCGGAAGATGACAGTGATGATTACGACGATGACTGTATAAGAGTAGCTGTAATAGGAAAGCCTAATGTAGGAAAGTCATCTCTTATCAACCGTATAGCCGGTGAGGAGAGAGTTATCGTATCAAATATTGCAGGCACCACACGTGATGCTACAGATACGCTTATTGAGAATGAAAACGGAAAGTTTGTTTTTATCGATACAGCAGGTATAAGAAGAAAGTCCAAGGTAACTGAAAACATTGAACGCTACAGTGTTCTCCGTGCATACATGGCGGTTGACAGAGCAGATGTCTGCGTTATCGTTATCGATGCCGTTGAAGGCTTTACTGAGCAGGATTCAAAAGTTGCTGGCTATGCTCATGAACAGGGTAAGGCATCGATCGTTGTCGTGAACAAGTGGGATCTTATTGAAAAGAGCACAAAGACAATGGACGAGTACAGAACAAAGCTTGCAAATGACTTCAGTTTTATGTCATATGTACCGTTTCTGTTCATCTCAGCAAAGACTGGTCAGAGAGTTGACAAACTCTATGAAATGATCGAACATGTTCACGAACAGAATTCGATAAGAATTTCAACAGGTATGCTCAACGATGTTCTGTCTTATGCAACTACAAGAGTTCAGCCTCCTTCAGACAAGGGCAAGAGACTGAAAATCTACTACATGACTCAGCCGTCAACAAATCCTCCGACTTTTGTTACATTCGTAAATAATCAGGAGCTGTTCCATTTCTCATACCAGAGATATATCGAAAATCAGATACGTCAGACATTCGGACTTGACGGAACTCCAGTCAGATTCATTGTCAGGGAACGTGACAAGAAAGATACAAAATAA
- the rpmF gene encoding 50S ribosomal protein L32, protein MAVPKRKTSKARRDTRRSNVWKLEAPAFSKCTNCGELTSPHKVCKNCGFYKGVEVIKKEA, encoded by the coding sequence ATGGCTGTACCAAAGAGAAAAACGTCTAAGGCAAGACGTGACACAAGACGTTCAAACGTTTGGAAGTTAGAAGCTCCAGCATTTAGCAAGTGCACAAACTGCGGAGAACTCACTTCACCACACAAGGTTTGCAAGAACTGTGGTTTCTATAAGGGCGTTGAAGTAATTAAGAAGGAAGCGTAA
- a CDS encoding DUF177 domain-containing protein codes for MTINLRKIFNLPGESMPVDVSVEPSELTDIQGYTFATPVNIKGQVYNRAGIVKIKFATEFTLNIICDRCLKEFDRSYSYEFEHIIVKSLSTDNDEYIVADNESIDLKEIAISDLLLQLPSKLLCDENCKGLCMKCGCNLNESQCDCFSS; via the coding sequence ATGACTATTAATCTCAGAAAAATATTCAACTTACCGGGCGAGTCTATGCCGGTCGATGTTTCTGTCGAACCGTCAGAGCTTACTGACATTCAGGGCTACACATTCGCTACACCGGTAAACATAAAAGGTCAGGTTTATAACCGCGCCGGAATAGTTAAGATTAAATTTGCCACTGAGTTTACCCTGAACATTATATGTGACAGATGCCTGAAGGAATTTGACCGTTCATATTCATATGAATTTGAACACATTATCGTCAAGTCCCTGTCAACAGACAATGATGAATATATTGTTGCGGATAACGAGAGCATTGATTTGAAAGAAATTGCAATTTCGGATTTACTTTTACAGCTGCCGAGCAAGCTCCTTTGCGATGAAAACTGTAAGGGACTGTGTATGAAGTGCGGCTGTAATTTGAATGAATCGCAGTGTGATTGCTTTTCATCTTAG
- a CDS encoding glucose-6-phosphate isomerase produces MTLKLNAKYLESFVGSDEMAGIKPQVEKAVELLHSKTGLGNDFLGWLSLPTDYDKEEFARIKAAAEKIKKNSEVLIVIGIGGSYLGARAVMELIKSPFYNNLKKDTPDIYFVGNNINPTYLNKVISICKDRDFSVNVISKSGTTTEPALAFRVFRKMVIDKYGKEGAKERIFCTTDRAKGTLKSLADTEGYETFVVPDDVGGRFSVLTAVGLLPIAAAGCDIDALMKGAAAAQNDYTADFENNDCYKYAALRNILYRKGKSVELLVSYDPSFTMMAEWYKQLFGESEGKDNKGIFPSAVTFSTDLHSMGQFIQEGSRIMFETVMDIKKPEEDFFLEDDAENLDGLNFLTNQNMSVVNKKAEEGTIIAHTEGGVPNIVLELEDTTEFSVGYMIYFFEKACAVSGYLLGVNPFNQPGVESYKSNMFALLGKPGYEDKKAALEAKLY; encoded by the coding sequence ATGACACTTAAGTTAAATGCAAAGTATCTTGAAAGTTTCGTTGGCAGCGATGAAATGGCAGGGATCAAGCCTCAGGTCGAAAAGGCTGTTGAACTTCTTCACAGCAAGACTGGTCTCGGAAACGACTTTTTAGGCTGGCTCAGTCTTCCTACAGACTATGACAAGGAAGAATTTGCAAGAATCAAGGCTGCTGCTGAAAAAATAAAGAAGAATTCAGAGGTTCTTATCGTAATCGGTATCGGCGGTTCTTACCTTGGTGCAAGAGCTGTAATGGAACTTATCAAGTCTCCTTTCTACAACAATCTTAAAAAGGATACACCTGACATCTACTTCGTAGGAAACAACATCAACCCTACATATCTTAATAAAGTTATTTCTATCTGCAAGGACAGGGATTTTTCAGTAAATGTTATCTCAAAATCAGGCACAACAACTGAACCTGCACTTGCTTTCAGAGTATTCAGAAAGATGGTAATCGACAAGTACGGCAAGGAAGGTGCAAAGGAAAGAATCTTCTGCACAACAGACAGAGCAAAGGGAACACTCAAGTCACTTGCTGATACAGAAGGTTATGAAACATTCGTAGTACCTGATGATGTAGGCGGCAGATTCTCAGTTCTCACAGCAGTAGGTCTTCTTCCTATCGCTGCAGCAGGATGCGACATCGATGCTCTCATGAAGGGCGCAGCGGCTGCACAGAATGATTACACAGCTGATTTTGAAAACAACGACTGCTACAAGTACGCAGCTCTCAGAAACATCCTTTACAGAAAGGGCAAGAGCGTGGAACTCCTCGTTTCTTACGATCCAAGCTTCACAATGATGGCTGAATGGTACAAGCAGCTCTTCGGCGAAAGCGAAGGCAAGGACAACAAGGGTATCTTCCCTTCAGCTGTAACATTCTCTACAGACCTTCACTCAATGGGACAGTTCATCCAGGAAGGTTCAAGAATAATGTTCGAAACTGTAATGGATATAAAGAAGCCTGAAGAAGACTTCTTCCTTGAAGATGACGCTGAAAACCTTGACGGCCTCAACTTCCTTACAAACCAGAACATGTCTGTTGTAAACAAGAAGGCTGAAGAAGGTACTATCATAGCTCACACAGAAGGCGGTGTTCCTAACATCGTTCTCGAACTCGAAGACACAACAGAATTCAGCGTAGGCTACATGATCTACTTCTTTGAAAAGGCATGCGCAGTTTCAGGTTACCTCCTCGGAGTAAATCCATTCAACCAGCCTGGTGTTGAAAGCTACAAGTCAAACATGTTTGCACTTCTCGGCAAGCCGGGTTACGAAGACAAGAAGGCAGCGCTTGAAGCAAAGCTTTACTGA
- a CDS encoding HPr family phosphocarrier protein translates to MYSENVLLSGVSEVKKFVDVVSKYDFSIELVSGKYVVDAKSIMGIFSLDLEKPVHMNADTDDEGFKAAVAPFLASK, encoded by the coding sequence ATGTATTCAGAAAATGTACTTTTATCAGGGGTTTCAGAAGTCAAGAAATTTGTTGACGTAGTTTCAAAATATGATTTCAGTATAGAACTTGTTTCAGGAAAATATGTGGTTGATGCCAAGTCGATCATGGGCATTTTCAGTCTTGATCTTGAAAAGCCTGTACACATGAATGCTGATACTGACGATGAAGGATTCAAGGCTGCGGTAGCACCTTTTCTTGCTTCAAAATAA